Part of the Olsenella profusa DSM 13989 genome, GCAGGCCAGCAGCGCCCCATAGCGTAGGACGACACCCACGTCATGGGCGCCAACACCCTCATCGACCATGCGGGCGATGACCAGGGGCGTGATGAGGTCGAAGACGACCTCGATCACCTTGGCGAGCATACCCGTGATGGCACGGGCGCGATAGGGCCCGAGGTACCGTCTCAACAGCTCGAACATGGCCTTGCTATCCCTCCAGACGTTCCGAGAGCCCCAGCCACTCGTCCTCAAGGCTGGCGATCTCGCGCTCCACGGACCCAAGCTCCGCCTGCTTGTCCATGAGCGCCTGGTAGTTGGCGGGGTCGACCTCCATCAGCTCGCTCCGCAGACGACCGGGCTCCTCACGGAGCTTGGCCAGGCGGCGCTCCACGGCATCGAGGCGCCGCTTGAGCTCACGCCGCTCCCTGTTGGGGAGGGTAGGTGCCCGGTGCGTCCGCGCGACGTCCAGGCCGCCGTCAGCGGCGACGTCGCCACGGGCGGGGACCGAGCGACCCCCCTGCATGGACTCCTTCAGGAGGGAGAGGTACTCGTCCACGCCGCCCGGCACGTGCCTGACGGTGCCATCCAGGATGGCAAACTGGTCGTCCGTCACACGCTCCATGAGATAGCGGTCGTGCGTGACGAGGATGAGGGTGCCCGGCCAGCCATCCAACAGGTCCTCCAGCACGGCGAGCATGTCGGTGTCGAGGTCGTTGCCGGGCTCGTCGAGCACGAGCACGTTGGGCTCGTCCAAAAGCACGCACATGATGGCGAGGCGGCGCAGCTGGCCACCCGAGAGGTCGCGTACGATGGTGGGCCACTCGCGCCGCTCGAAGCCCAGACGCTCCAGCAGCTGCTCACAGCTCACCTCCTTGCCATCGATGACCACATAGTGCCGGTAGCCGGCCACGACCTCGCTCATGCGCCAGTCGTCCTTGGCGTGCAGCGCGTCCAGATTCTGCGAGAGGATGCCAAAGCGCACCGTCCTGCCGATCTTGACGAGGCCGGTGAGGGGCAGGAGCCGACCAGTCATGAGCGAGAGGAGCGTCGACTTGCCCGCACCGTTCTCGCCGAGGATGCCGATGCGATCCCCGGGGCCGATGAGCCAGTCGACGTCGTGCAGGACCACGTCGTCCCCATAGCCGGCGCTCACGTTCCTCATCTCGATTACCTGCTTGCCCAAGCGGCTGACGGCCAAGTGCCTGAGCTCTATCTCGTTGCGCAGCGGTGGGTCGTCCGCAAGGAGCGCACGGGCCGCCTCCACGCGAAAGCGCGGCTTGGAGCTGCGGGCACGGGCGCCGTGCGCAAGCCAGTTGAGCTCCTTGCGCAGCACGTTCTGGCGGCGCTCCTCCATGGCGGCCGCCTGGCGGGCGCGCTCCACGCGCTGTTGGATGTAGGCGGAGTAGCCGCCCTCGAAGGGGTCTATGGCGCCATCGTGCACCTCCCACATGTGCTCGCAGACCTCATCGAGGAACCAGCGGTCGTGCGTGACCACCAGGAGCGCTCCCTCACCCGCGCGCCAGCGGCCCTTGAGGTGGGCGGCCAGCCAGGCGATGACCCGCACGTCCAGATGATTCGTGGGCTCGTCCATGAGGATGACGTCCCAGGTGCCCACGAGCACGCGTGCGAGGTCGCAGCGGCGACGCTGCCCACCGGAGAGCCTGCCTATGCGGGCGTCCAGGTCAAGATCGCCCACGAGCTCGTCCATGACGGAGCGGATCCGGGCATCCGATGCCCACTCGTAGGCGGGAGCGTCGCCCACGATGGCGTGGCGTACGGTCTCGCCATCCGAGAGGGCATCCGTCTGGCCCAGGAAGCCCACGTGGATGCCGTTGCGATAGGTGACGGTGCCGCCATCCGGCTCGACGGTGCGGGCGATGATGTCCAGGAGCGTCGACTTGCCGTCGCCATTGCGCCCCACGACGCCGATGCGCTCGCCCTCGTTGACGGCGATCGTCTGGTCCTTGAGAACCTGCTTGCCTGGCCACTCATGCGAGACGTGCTCGCAGCCGATGAGAATGCCCATGCGCTAGCCCCTCTCACCCGCAAGGCCTCTGAGCAGCGCGATCTCTCGCGCATAGCCCGAAGGCTCGTTGGGGGTCTCCAGAATCATGGGAAGGTTGCGGAGCCGCTCATCCGTGACGATGCGCTCGAAGCACGCGACACCCAGGTGCCCCTCCCCTATCCTCTCGTGTCGGTCCTTGCGGGCACCGACGGGATGCTTGGAGTCGTTGAGGTGAAGGGCCTTGAGGCGCCCGAGGCCGAGCACGCGGTCGAACTGTGCGAGCACGCCATCGAGGTCGCTCGCGATGTCATACCCGGTATCGCTCACGTGGCAGGTATCCAGGCAGATGCCCAAAAGCTCATCGTGGCGCACCCCATCGACGATGCGTGCGAGCTCTTCGAAGCTGCGACCAACCTCGCTGCCCTTGCCGGCCATGGTCTCAAGCAGCACCATCGTACGCTGACCGGGCTCGAGCAGCTCGTTCAGCCCCTCCACGATGAGCTCGATGCCACAGTCCGCCCCCTGCCCCACGTGGCTGCCCGGATGGAGGTTATAGAGGTTGCCGGGCAGGGCCTCCATACGCTCGAGGTCCTCGGCCATGGAGCGACGGGCAAAGGCCCGGACGTCCTCCTTGGCGGAGCAGAGGTTGTACGTGTAGGGCGCATGCGCCACGAGGGGCCCAAAGGCATGCTCGGCCATGATGTCACGCAGGGTGGCGACATCCGACTCCACGAGCTTCCTGACGGTGCCCCCACGGGGATTGCGCGTGAAGAACGCAAAGGTCGTAGCGTCGAGTGCAACGGCGGTTCGCCCCATGGCGGCATACCCCTTGGCCATGGAGAGGTGACAGCCCACGCAGAGCCTAGGCACGAGGCGCGCCCCCATCCCGAGGGGCAAGACGGCAGGCCAGCTCGTCCACGATGGCACAGGCGACGTCGGGCAGGGGCAGCGTCTCCAGCTGCCGCACGCCCGTGGCGTCCACGAGGGCGATGCGGCTCGTGTCCGCCCCAAAGGTGGAGTCCGCCCGCGAGACGTCGTTGGCCACGATGAGGTCGGCGTGCTTGCGGGCAAGCTTCGCCTGTGCGTTGGCGATGAGGTCGTCCGTCTCGGCGGCAAAGCCCACCACCGTGCGCCCGCGCTTGGTGCGTCCGAGCTCGGCCAGGATGTCGGCGGTCTCCACAAGCTCGATGGCGTCCAGGTGCTCATGGGACTTCTTGAGCTTGTGGTCGGCCGGGTGCGCGGGCGTGTAGTCCGCGACGGCGGCCGTGCAGACGACTGCATCCGCACCTTCGAACGCGGCGAGGGTGGCATCGTGCATCTGGGCGGCGGAAACGACGTCTACACGACGAACGCCCCGTGGCGTGGCCAACGCGCAGGGGCCCGAGACGAGCGTGACGAGGGCGCCACGGGCGGCCAGCTCCCCCGCGATGGCATAGCCCATCTTGCCCGTGGAGGCATTGGCAAGGTAGCGCACGGCATCGATGGCCTCGTGCGTGGGACCGGCCGTGACCACGACCTCCCTGCCGGCGAGCTCCTGGGCTCTCGCAGCAGCCTGTCCAAGCACCTCGAGGGCGGCGACGACGATGCCGTCCACGGAGGCAAGCTTGCCCTCGCCCACGTCCCCGCACGCGAGAGGTCCGCTCACCGGATCCACGAACAGCACGCCGCGCGAGCGTAGCGTTCGGGTGTTGGCCTGCGTGGCGGGATGCCGCCACATGTGCACGTTCATGGCGGGTGCCACGAGCACGGGGCAGTGCAGGGCGAGCAACGTGGTGGAGAGGGCGTCATCCGCGATGCCGCAGGCCATCTTGGCCATGATGTCAGCCGTCGCCGGCACGACCACGCAGAGCTCGGCACCATCCGCAAGGCTGATGTGCGGGATGGGGTCCCCCTCGTTGCCGTAGAGGCTCGTGATAACGGGATGGCCGCTCAGTGCCTCGAAGGTGGGGGTCCCCACAAAGCGCGTCGCGTCCTCGCTCATGACGACGCGCACGTCGCAGCCTGCCCTCTGCAGGCCCCGCAGGACCTCCACGGCCTTGTAGACGGCGATGCCGCCCGTGACGGCAAGCAGTACCCTCCGCCCGCCCACTAGTCTGCAACCTCCTCGGTCACGAGCATGCGATGACAGTAAGGGCACTCGTGGATGGGGCCCCGCCGATGGAGGTCCGCATACTGGCGAGGCTGCAGGGCCACGCGGCAGACGCTGGGCACGTTGCCCTGGAGACGCTCGACGGCGAGGCCCCCAAAGCGCTTGAATGAGCGCTCATAGGTTGCCTTGGTCTCGGCCGTGAGGTCGGTGAGCACGTCCTTGCGCTCGCCCGCCAGCGTGCGCACGCGCGCCATGAGGTCGCCCGAGCCCCTCTCGAGCGCCTCCTGCTCCTGGGCAAGCTGTCCGTCCAGCCTCCCCTGCATGGCCCGTGCGTTGCCCTCCGCCTTCTGGAGCTTGTCGAGGCACTCGACAAGCCCCCCATACCGGTACTCGTTCTTCTCGAGCTTCTTGGCGAGGGAGGTGAGCTGCGCCTCGAAGTCGGTAAGCTCGCGATGGTTGGTGGTCTGGGCGGCGCGCTGACGCACCTCGGCCTGCACGGCCAGCAGATGGTCCCGCTCGGCCTCGCTGTCGTCGACGTCCATCTGGGCGTCCTTGCGCTGGCCCATGACCTTGGACGTCTCGGATGCCAGCTTGCTCTTGGCCCTCTCGATGGCAGCGATCCTCTTCCGCTGCGGCATGTCCCGAAGGGCCCTCTTGAGCCGGATGAGCTCCAGGTCGATGTCCTGGAGCCTGAGAAGTGCCTCGTACTCGTTCATGAATCCCCCTTGGGGTGACAGCCGTATGCGGTTCAGCGGGCGGAACGCACGACGTCCACCAGGGCATCGGCAAACCGGACGAGGTCATCCTCGCTCACACGCTCATCAAAGGATACCCTGAGCGAGCCGAGCGCAACGTCGCGGGGGATGCCCATCGCCAAGAGCACATGGCTCGCATCGAGCGAGGTCGATGAGCAGGCCGACGCCGCCGACACCTCAAAGCCCGCCTGATCGAGCTTGAGGACGAGCGTCTCGGAGTCGATTCGACGCGTCATGACGGAGACGATGCCAGGGAGGCGATCGTCCCCCATCGCACCATCCGTGGTGGGCTCTATGCCGCAGTCCGCCTCGGCCAGACGCTGGTGGAGCGCGCGTGCGCGCCCCGAGACGAGCGCGCGAAACTCCTCGAGGTGCTCCGTGCAGTAGCGGGCCGCCGCGGCAAAGGCGAGGGCGGCCCGCACGTCCTGGGTACCCGGGCGCCTCCCCTGCTCCTGCCCGCCGCCAAAGGCCTGGGGGCGGAAGGGGCGCCGACCGCGTAGGGCAAGGGCGCCGATGCCCACGGGCCCACCGATCTTATGGGCGGCGAGGCTCACGGCATCGACGTCAGCGAGGTCGAGCGGGATGCGTCCGAAGGCCTGGGCGGCGTCGGTGTGCACGAGTGCGCCCACCCCGTGAGCCATCCGGGCGGCCTGCCCCACCGGCTGCACGACGCCCGTCTCGTTGTTGGCGCTCATGAGCGAGACGAGCGCACAGGAGTCGTCCAGGTGCTCCCCGAGCCAGTCGAGGCGCGCCTTGCCGTCACGCCCCACGGGGACGAACCCGACCTCGAAGCCACGCTCGCGCAGGGAGGGAACGACATCCACCTCGGAATCATGCTCGATGGAGAGGACGAGGATGCGCCTCCGCCCGCGCTCGCGCAGGCGGAGGGCCTCCGCCATGCCATGCAGGGCGATGTTGTTGGACTCGGTCCCACCCGAGGTGAAGACGATGTCGGCGGGGCGAAAGCCACCCCCCAGGCACCGCGCGATGTCTGTACGCGCGCCATCCAGCGCCCGGGCGGCACGCCGCCCCAGGGTATGCAGGGAGTTAGGGTTGGCGCCTGCGATCTCGGATGCCTCATAGGCACGCTCCGCCTCGAGCGCGGCGGCGCGCATCGGGGCAGAGGCCGCATAGTCCAGATAGGTGAAGCGCGTACCGCCCATCTACACGCTCCTCGCCAGGCCGCACTGGCCGGCGGCCCGTATGGCCTCGACATTGGCGGCATGGTCCCCAGAGAAGATGGCGGAGCCCGCCACGAGCATCGTGGCACCGGCCCTCACGACATCCTCGGCAGTGCGCACGCCGATGCCGCCGTCGACCTCGATGAGGGGACACACGCCATGGCTCGTGCAGAGCGCCCGGGCCTGACGGACCTTCCGCAGCGAGGACGAGATGAATCCCTGCCCGCCGAGGCCGGGGTTCACGGTCATGATGAGCACGAGGTCGATGTCATCGATGATGGACTCCAGCACGCTCACGGGCGTTGCCGGGTTGAGCGCGATGCCCGCCTTGGCACCCGTCGCATGAATGAGCTGCACGATGCGATGGGCGTGGCGCTGCGCCTCCCAATGGAAGGTCACGATGTCGGCTCCCGCCTCAAGGTACCACGGGGCACTCTGCTCGGGACCCTCCACCATGAGGTGCACGTCCACGGGCAGGCTGGTGGCAGCCTTGACCTGCCTCAGGATGCCTGGCCCAAAGGAGAGGTTGGGCACGAAGTGTCCATCCATCACGTCGTAGTGGACGTAGTCCGCGGTGCTGATGCTCGAGAGGTCCTCTCCAAGCTTCGTGAAGTCCGCCGAAAGCACGGAGGGGGCGACGAGGATGTCATGCGCACGCATCGGTGGCAGCACCTCCTCCCTGGGGACGGATGCCATAGAACTCCTCGTTGGGCACGCGCTCGAGCAGCATCTGGGCAGCACGACCGATATCCGTGCCCTCGTAGAGCATGGCATGGACGCATGAGGTGATGGGCATCTCTATGTGACGCTCCTGGGCCACCTCATGAAGGCTCCGCGCCGCGCGCGCACCCTCGACCACCATGCCCGTCGCGCGCTCATAGCCCTCGAGCGTGGCGCCGTGTGCCAGGGCCTCGCCAAAGCTGCGGTTGCGTGAGTGATGCGACGTGCAGGTTGCCACGAGGTCACCCATGCCGGCGAGTCCCATGCAGGTGAGCGAGTCGCCCCCACAGGCCACGACGACACGGCTCATCTCGGCAAGGCCACGCGTCATGAGGACGGCCTGGGCGTTGTCGCCCATGTTCCATCCCGCACAGACGCCACAGGAGATGGCGATCACGTTCTTGCCGGCGGCGCAGACCTCCACGCCCCTGAGGTCGCTCGTGCGGTACGCGCGAAACTCGGGACAGACGAACAGGCCCTGAAACACGCGGGCAAGCTGCCCGTCTGGGGCGGCAACCACGGCCGCGGACACCATGCCGAGACAGATCTCCTCCGCATGGTTGGGGCCCGAGAGGGCAGCGATGCGATCGGTGTGGCCCCACACGTCCGCGACGACCTCCGTCATGAGGAGGTGGGACGTGGGCTCGATGCCCTTGGTGAGCACCAGGACCGGCGTCGTGGACGGCACCCATGCGGCGAAGGCGTCCAACACGCCGCGCAGGTGATTGGAGGGGACGGCCACGACGATGGCGCCGGCACCCTCAAGCGCCCCCGCGGGATCCGTGGTGGAGCAGACGTTGGCGGGGAGGCGATACTCGCGCAGGTGCCGGGGGTTCCGATGGCACTCGTTGATCGAGGTGGCGACCTCCTCGCAGCGCGCCCAGAGCACGACCTGGCGCTCCGAACCGTTGCGGGCGACGAGGCCCGCGGCGGCGGTGCCCCAAGAGCCTGAGCCTATGACGCAGACGCGTGACGCCATCGCCATCACCGGTCCCTGTCCGTGTGGTGGATGACAAACGCGCTCTCGGTGCCCTTGCGCAAACGGGCGATGTTACCGCGATGCTTGAGGATGACCGCCAGGCACACGGCCACGACCGGAAGGGAGCGCGCAACCCCAAGGCCCATGGCCAGGGAGCATATGACAAGCGCCACGGCAGCGGCGATGGAGCCCAGCGAGACGTAGCGTGAGGGAAGGGCGAAGAGCAGGAACACCGCAAGGATGGCAAGGCCGACCGGCCACCACAGGAGCAGCACCGCACCGAAGCCCACCGAGATGCCCTTGCCGCCCCTGAGGCCCAGGTAGGGAGAGAACATGTGGCCGAAGACGCAGGCTGCGAAGAGCAGCGAGGCGGAGAGGCCCAGCTGGCTCATTGCGCTCGTCTCCGACCAGGGAACACGCGCCACCAGCGAGAGCACGAGGCGCCCAAGCGCCATGGCAACGGCGCCCTTGCCCACGTCGAGGCCGAAGGTGATGGCCGCAGCCCTGCCGCCGGCGGCGCGCGCCACGTTGGTCATGCCGATGTTGCCCGACCCCACGGTGCGCACGTCCACGCCCGCGAGCCTCTTGGCCACAAGCAGGCCGCACGGGATGCCACACAGCAGGAATGCGACGATCATGCAGATGATGGTGCAGACGAGCACGGTTGGCGTCACTTGGGGTCGTCCCTTCTCCTGAAGCGCAGGCGGATGGGCGTGCCCTCGAGGTCAAAGGTCTCGCGCAGACGACGCTCGAGGAAGCGCTCATAGTTGTCGTCAACGAGGTCGGGGGCGTTGCACCAGAGCGTGAACGCCGGTGGCTTCGTGGCCGTCTGGGTCCCGTAGCGCACCTTGAGGCGACGGTTCTTGCGCGTGACGGTGTATCCGCTCTCGCGGATCCTCGTGATGAGGGCATTGAGCTGACTCGTCTTGACGCGGGAGCCATGTGCGGCGGCCGCCTTGGTCGCGGCGGTCAGCACGCGATCGATCGAGCGGCCCGTGAGGGCCGACGTGGTGACGACAGGGGCCCACGCTGCGAAGCCCATGCGCTGGTCGAGGCTCTGGGTCACCTTGTCGCGCTTCTCGGCGGAGTCGACGAGGTCCCACTTGTTGAGCACGGTGACGAGGCCACAGCCACGATCGACGGCCATGCCCACGAGCTTCTGGTCCTGCTCGGTCACGCCCACGGTGGCGTCCACCACCAGGAGGCAGACGTCCGCACGGTCCATGGCCTCAAGGCCGCGCACGAGGCTGTAGTACTCGACATCCTCGTGCACCTGCGCCTTCTTGCGCATGCCCGCCGTGTCCACGAGACGGAGCCGCTGGCCCTTCCAGCTGATCATGGTGTCCACGGCGTCGCGCGTGGTGCCCGAGAGGTCGGCCACGATGAAGCGGTTGCTCTTGGCCAGACGGTTGGCAAGCGATGACTTGCCCACGTTGGGCCTGCCGATGATGGCCAGCCTGAGCGCGTCGTCCTGCTCGGCGGGGCCCTCGTCCTCGCGCAGCGCGGTCACGACGTCATCGAGGAGGTCTCCCGTGCCATGGCCATGACCGGCGGAGATGGCGCGAGGATCCCCGACGCCCAGCGAGTAGTAGTTCCACGACTCGAGCTCGGCCTCGGGATCGTCTATCTTGTTGACCACCAGGAAGACGGGCTTCTTGGCCGTGCGCACCACACGGGCCACCTCCTCATCCTCGTCCGTGACGCCCACGGTGCCGTCCACGACGAAGATGATCACGTCTGCCTCGTTGCAGGCCATGACGGCCTGATCGCGGATGCGTGGCGCAAAGGCGTCCTTGCTCTTGGCGGACTCGATGCCACCCGTGTCGACGAGCGTGAACGTGCGGCCGTTCCAGTCGCAGTCGTGGTAGGAACGGTCACGCGTGACGCCCCGAGATTCGTGAACGATGGCCTCGCGGGTCACGGCAAGGCGATTGACCAGCGTGGACTTGCCCACGTTGGGCCTGCCGACAACCGCGACGATTGGCTTGGGCATATCACTCCTTGCTACGGTGCCCCGACAGGAGCAGTCTAGCATGCCCGGCCTGGCGACA contains:
- a CDS encoding ABC-F family ATP-binding cassette domain-containing protein, which produces MGILIGCEHVSHEWPGKQVLKDQTIAVNEGERIGVVGRNGDGKSTLLDIIARTVEPDGGTVTYRNGIHVGFLGQTDALSDGETVRHAIVGDAPAYEWASDARIRSVMDELVGDLDLDARIGRLSGGQRRRCDLARVLVGTWDVILMDEPTNHLDVRVIAWLAAHLKGRWRAGEGALLVVTHDRWFLDEVCEHMWEVHDGAIDPFEGGYSAYIQQRVERARQAAAMEERRQNVLRKELNWLAHGARARSSKPRFRVEAARALLADDPPLRNEIELRHLAVSRLGKQVIEMRNVSAGYGDDVVLHDVDWLIGPGDRIGILGENGAGKSTLLSLMTGRLLPLTGLVKIGRTVRFGILSQNLDALHAKDDWRMSEVVAGYRHYVVIDGKEVSCEQLLERLGFERREWPTIVRDLSGGQLRRLAIMCVLLDEPNVLVLDEPGNDLDTDMLAVLEDLLDGWPGTLILVTHDRYLMERVTDDQFAILDGTVRHVPGGVDEYLSLLKESMQGGRSVPARGDVAADGGLDVARTHRAPTLPNRERRELKRRLDAVERRLAKLREEPGRLRSELMEVDPANYQALMDKQAELGSVEREIASLEDEWLGLSERLEG
- a CDS encoding deoxyribonuclease IV, producing the protein MPRLCVGCHLSMAKGYAAMGRTAVALDATTFAFFTRNPRGGTVRKLVESDVATLRDIMAEHAFGPLVAHAPYTYNLCSAKEDVRAFARRSMAEDLERMEALPGNLYNLHPGSHVGQGADCGIELIVEGLNELLEPGQRTMVLLETMAGKGSEVGRSFEELARIVDGVRHDELLGICLDTCHVSDTGYDIASDLDGVLAQFDRVLGLGRLKALHLNDSKHPVGARKDRHERIGEGHLGVACFERIVTDERLRNLPMILETPNEPSGYAREIALLRGLAGERG
- the coaBC gene encoding bifunctional phosphopantothenoylcysteine decarboxylase/phosphopantothenate--cysteine ligase CoaBC, with the translated sequence MGGRRVLLAVTGGIAVYKAVEVLRGLQRAGCDVRVVMSEDATRFVGTPTFEALSGHPVITSLYGNEGDPIPHISLADGAELCVVVPATADIMAKMACGIADDALSTTLLALHCPVLVAPAMNVHMWRHPATQANTRTLRSRGVLFVDPVSGPLACGDVGEGKLASVDGIVVAALEVLGQAAARAQELAGREVVVTAGPTHEAIDAVRYLANASTGKMGYAIAGELAARGALVTLVSGPCALATPRGVRRVDVVSAAQMHDATLAAFEGADAVVCTAAVADYTPAHPADHKLKKSHEHLDAIELVETADILAELGRTKRGRTVVGFAAETDDLIANAQAKLARKHADLIVANDVSRADSTFGADTSRIALVDATGVRQLETLPLPDVACAIVDELACRLAPRDGGAPRA
- a CDS encoding zinc ribbon domain-containing protein gives rise to the protein MNEYEALLRLQDIDLELIRLKRALRDMPQRKRIAAIERAKSKLASETSKVMGQRKDAQMDVDDSEAERDHLLAVQAEVRQRAAQTTNHRELTDFEAQLTSLAKKLEKNEYRYGGLVECLDKLQKAEGNARAMQGRLDGQLAQEQEALERGSGDLMARVRTLAGERKDVLTDLTAETKATYERSFKRFGGLAVERLQGNVPSVCRVALQPRQYADLHRRGPIHECPYCHRMLVTEEVAD
- a CDS encoding cysteine desulfurase family protein produces the protein MGGTRFTYLDYAASAPMRAAALEAERAYEASEIAGANPNSLHTLGRRAARALDGARTDIARCLGGGFRPADIVFTSGGTESNNIALHGMAEALRLRERGRRRILVLSIEHDSEVDVVPSLRERGFEVGFVPVGRDGKARLDWLGEHLDDSCALVSLMSANNETGVVQPVGQAARMAHGVGALVHTDAAQAFGRIPLDLADVDAVSLAAHKIGGPVGIGALALRGRRPFRPQAFGGGQEQGRRPGTQDVRAALAFAAAARYCTEHLEEFRALVSGRARALHQRLAEADCGIEPTTDGAMGDDRLPGIVSVMTRRIDSETLVLKLDQAGFEVSAASACSSTSLDASHVLLAMGIPRDVALGSLRVSFDERVSEDDLVRFADALVDVVRSAR
- the rpe gene encoding ribulose-phosphate 3-epimerase; amino-acid sequence: MASVPREEVLPPMRAHDILVAPSVLSADFTKLGEDLSSISTADYVHYDVMDGHFVPNLSFGPGILRQVKAATSLPVDVHLMVEGPEQSAPWYLEAGADIVTFHWEAQRHAHRIVQLIHATGAKAGIALNPATPVSVLESIIDDIDLVLIMTVNPGLGGQGFISSSLRKVRQARALCTSHGVCPLIEVDGGIGVRTAEDVVRAGATMLVAGSAIFSGDHAANVEAIRAAGQCGLARSV
- a CDS encoding NAD(P)H-dependent glycerol-3-phosphate dehydrogenase — encoded protein: MAMASRVCVIGSGSWGTAAAGLVARNGSERQVVLWARCEEVATSINECHRNPRHLREYRLPANVCSTTDPAGALEGAGAIVVAVPSNHLRGVLDAFAAWVPSTTPVLVLTKGIEPTSHLLMTEVVADVWGHTDRIAALSGPNHAEEICLGMVSAAVVAAPDGQLARVFQGLFVCPEFRAYRTSDLRGVEVCAAGKNVIAISCGVCAGWNMGDNAQAVLMTRGLAEMSRVVVACGGDSLTCMGLAGMGDLVATCTSHHSRNRSFGEALAHGATLEGYERATGMVVEGARAARSLHEVAQERHIEMPITSCVHAMLYEGTDIGRAAQMLLERVPNEEFYGIRPQGGGAATDACA
- a CDS encoding glycerol-3-phosphate acyltransferase is translated as MTPTVLVCTIICMIVAFLLCGIPCGLLVAKRLAGVDVRTVGSGNIGMTNVARAAGGRAAAITFGLDVGKGAVAMALGRLVLSLVARVPWSETSAMSQLGLSASLLFAACVFGHMFSPYLGLRGGKGISVGFGAVLLLWWPVGLAILAVFLLFALPSRYVSLGSIAAAVALVICSLAMGLGVARSLPVVAVCLAVILKHRGNIARLRKGTESAFVIHHTDRDR
- the der gene encoding ribosome biogenesis GTPase Der, with amino-acid sequence MPKPIVAVVGRPNVGKSTLVNRLAVTREAIVHESRGVTRDRSYHDCDWNGRTFTLVDTGGIESAKSKDAFAPRIRDQAVMACNEADVIIFVVDGTVGVTDEDEEVARVVRTAKKPVFLVVNKIDDPEAELESWNYYSLGVGDPRAISAGHGHGTGDLLDDVVTALREDEGPAEQDDALRLAIIGRPNVGKSSLANRLAKSNRFIVADLSGTTRDAVDTMISWKGQRLRLVDTAGMRKKAQVHEDVEYYSLVRGLEAMDRADVCLLVVDATVGVTEQDQKLVGMAVDRGCGLVTVLNKWDLVDSAEKRDKVTQSLDQRMGFAAWAPVVTTSALTGRSIDRVLTAATKAAAAHGSRVKTSQLNALITRIRESGYTVTRKNRRLKVRYGTQTATKPPAFTLWCNAPDLVDDNYERFLERRLRETFDLEGTPIRLRFRRRDDPK